One window of Desulfarculus baarsii DSM 2075 genomic DNA carries:
- a CDS encoding lactate utilization protein, with amino-acid sequence MDDNIKWFYQTKAKMVMEALKANRINSSYLADASQVAGHVLGLIAGQASVAVGGSMTLTETGLLEAIRQADVRFIDRYEPGLGSDETMARLRAGLDADVFVSGVNAITEDGQLVFVDGNCNRVAGILFGPRKVILVAGCNKICADVTSAIERVNNYAAPINAKRLGRKTPCVKTGVCEDCRSPERICNATVIIHKQADPQRMHVVLVGADLGY; translated from the coding sequence ATGGACGACAATATCAAGTGGTTTTATCAGACCAAGGCCAAGATGGTCATGGAGGCCCTTAAGGCCAACCGCATCAATTCCAGCTACTTGGCCGACGCCTCGCAGGTGGCCGGGCATGTGTTGGGCCTGATCGCGGGTCAAGCCAGCGTGGCCGTGGGCGGCTCGATGACCTTGACGGAGACCGGTCTTTTGGAGGCCATCCGGCAAGCCGACGTACGCTTCATCGACCGTTACGAGCCAGGCCTTGGCTCGGATGAGACCATGGCCCGGCTGCGGGCCGGGCTCGACGCCGACGTGTTCGTCTCCGGGGTCAACGCCATCACCGAAGACGGTCAGTTGGTCTTTGTCGACGGCAATTGCAACCGTGTGGCCGGGATTTTATTTGGGCCGCGCAAGGTGATATTGGTGGCCGGCTGCAATAAGATCTGCGCCGACGTCACCAGCGCCATCGAGCGGGTCAACAACTACGCCGCGCCGATCAACGCCAAGCGCCTGGGGCGCAAGACGCCCTGCGTCAAGACGGGCGTTTGCGAGGACTGTCGCAGCCCCGAGCGCATCTGCAACGCCACGGTGATCATCCACAAGCAGGCCGATCCCCAGCGCATGCACGTGGTGCTGGTGGGCGCCGATCTGGGTTATTGA
- a CDS encoding DUF2924 domain-containing protein, whose protein sequence is MNPETYKEVQSLERMTVGELKEKYLDVFGEETRSNNKPFLKKRIAWRIQALAEGDLSERARKRAKELARDADLRMRAPRDPVKPGSAEARARSVKSRLSSAHDPRVPLPGVLLHREYKGRDIVVRVLDEGFEFEDRRYTSLTAIACEVTGGKWNGFVFFGLNKASTQKNKGRK, encoded by the coding sequence ATGAACCCTGAGACGTACAAGGAGGTCCAAAGCCTCGAGCGAATGACCGTGGGCGAGCTGAAGGAGAAGTACCTCGATGTCTTCGGCGAGGAGACCCGCTCCAATAACAAGCCCTTCCTGAAAAAGCGCATTGCCTGGCGCATTCAGGCTCTGGCCGAGGGTGACCTTTCAGAGCGGGCTCGCAAGCGGGCCAAGGAGCTGGCCCGGGACGCCGACCTCAGAATGCGCGCCCCGCGCGATCCGGTGAAGCCCGGCTCGGCCGAGGCCCGAGCGCGATCGGTCAAAAGCCGCTTGTCTTCAGCCCATGATCCCAGAGTGCCCCTGCCCGGCGTGCTGCTTCACCGGGAATACAAAGGGCGGGACATCGTGGTCCGGGTGCTGGACGAGGGCTTCGAGTTCGAGGACCGGCGGTACACGTCCCTCACAGCCATCGCCTGCGAGGTGACCGGCGGCAAATGGAACGGCTTCGTCTTTTTCGGTCTGAACAAGGCCTCCACGCAGAAAAACAAGGGGCGCAAATGA